The Kozakia baliensis genome includes a region encoding these proteins:
- a CDS encoding IS4 family transposase yields the protein MARTAAVFDGDADIGERLGIATICRSFGREQIEQVLRASGRETRRRRDMPEDLTVYFVIAMALLMHVNIREVLRCLWAGLRDIGHGEVRLTGKSGISQARTRLGSEPLRQLYKNCVGPVATSATLGTHYKDWHLVAMDGSTLDVPDEIANRATFGGPTTYNDRSPFPQIRFVTLAEIGTRVMFGAEMADYATSERELARAVVEHLRPGMLCITDRGFFSFDMMQRIRETGADALLRARKDIMLPVMETLPDGSWRSELNTWRRTERSDSGPSKPIPVRVVRYRLGGVENRDETYTLVTTILDPERAPASDLAALYHERWEIETAFDELKTHLRGARLCLRSKTPELVRQEFHGLMLAHFAIRSLMHEAALKAKEDPDRLSFTHGLRVIRRKIGHMVLLSPSAEEKSMERHPA from the coding sequence ATGGCACGGACTGCGGCGGTATTTGACGGAGACGCGGACATTGGCGAGCGTCTGGGAATAGCGACGATCTGTCGCAGCTTTGGCCGTGAGCAGATCGAACAGGTGCTACGGGCGAGCGGCCGCGAGACGCGGCGTCGTCGGGACATGCCGGAAGACCTGACGGTCTATTTCGTCATTGCCATGGCGCTGCTGATGCATGTGAATATCCGCGAGGTTCTACGATGCCTTTGGGCAGGGCTGAGGGATATCGGTCATGGCGAGGTTCGCCTCACCGGCAAATCGGGCATTTCACAGGCGCGAACCCGGCTGGGGTCAGAACCTCTCCGACAGCTTTACAAGAACTGTGTCGGTCCCGTCGCAACGTCCGCGACACTGGGGACGCATTACAAGGACTGGCATCTCGTTGCCATGGACGGCTCCACACTCGATGTGCCTGATGAGATCGCCAATCGCGCGACGTTCGGTGGTCCGACGACTTACAATGACCGAAGCCCGTTTCCTCAGATCCGGTTCGTCACTCTTGCCGAGATCGGCACCCGCGTCATGTTCGGCGCGGAAATGGCGGATTACGCCACCAGCGAACGAGAATTGGCCCGCGCCGTGGTGGAGCATTTGCGACCTGGCATGCTTTGCATAACGGATCGAGGCTTTTTCAGTTTCGACATGATGCAGCGGATCAGGGAAACTGGGGCAGATGCGCTTCTGCGTGCCCGCAAGGATATCATGCTGCCGGTAATGGAAACCTTACCCGATGGCTCATGGCGAAGCGAACTGAATACCTGGCGTCGCACGGAACGCAGTGACAGCGGCCCGTCGAAGCCCATTCCGGTCCGGGTCGTGCGTTATCGACTGGGGGGAGTGGAAAACCGCGACGAGACCTACACGCTGGTGACAACGATCCTCGATCCGGAACGTGCACCCGCGTCCGATCTGGCTGCGCTTTATCACGAACGTTGGGAAATCGAGACCGCGTTCGACGAACTCAAGACCCACCTGCGCGGCGCGCGTCTGTGTTTGAGAAGTAAGACACCGGAACTTGTTCGTCAGGAATTCCACGGCCTGATGCTTGCACATTTCGCGATACGAAGTCTGATGCACGAAGCCGCTCTGAAGGCAAAGGAAGATCCAGATCGATTGTCATTCACCCATGGCCTGCGGGTCATACGACGCAAGATAGGCCACATGGTCCTGCTTTCCCCCTCGGCAGAGGAAAAAAGCATGGAACGCCATCCTGCTTGA
- a CDS encoding bile acid:sodium symporter family protein, translating to MRKLDPFLLSLIAAIALATFLPCRGSAASALSSLTTLCIAIMFFLQGAKLEPLAVIESVRDWRLQGSVLACTFLLFPILGLALNFTFPHLLQSDMWRGVLFLCCLPSTVQSSTALTSIARGNVPASICAATLSNLAGIILTPILVTLILQHGGAWSGRAIIDVATQLLLPFIIGQFLHTRIGGWVKEHKSLISLTDRGSIVLVVYTAFSHAVVEGIWHRVSLADLLITFAVDLALLGGVLAFTHSLGKKLGFSNASIISLNFCGSKKSLASGVPMANVLFPTAVVGTVVLPLMIYHQLQLFICTLLARHYSRRSGA from the coding sequence ATGCGCAAACTCGATCCCTTTCTGCTGAGCCTGATCGCCGCTATTGCCCTGGCGACCTTCCTTCCCTGCCGTGGGAGCGCCGCCTCCGCACTCAGCAGCCTGACCACGCTTTGCATCGCCATCATGTTTTTCCTGCAAGGTGCCAAACTGGAACCGCTGGCCGTTATCGAAAGCGTGCGCGATTGGCGGCTTCAGGGCAGCGTTCTCGCCTGCACCTTCCTCCTTTTCCCCATCCTGGGCCTCGCGCTCAATTTCACCTTTCCCCACCTGTTGCAAAGCGACATGTGGCGCGGCGTTTTGTTTTTGTGCTGCCTACCTTCGACGGTGCAATCCTCCACCGCGCTCACCTCTATCGCGCGAGGCAATGTTCCCGCCTCGATTTGTGCCGCTACTTTGTCCAACCTCGCCGGGATCATTCTCACCCCCATTCTGGTCACGCTCATTCTTCAGCATGGCGGTGCTTGGTCCGGTCGCGCCATTATCGATGTGGCCACACAACTTCTCTTGCCCTTCATCATCGGGCAATTTCTGCATACCCGCATCGGCGGCTGGGTTAAGGAGCATAAATCGCTCATCTCCCTGACCGATCGCGGCTCCATCGTCCTTGTCGTCTATACCGCGTTCAGTCATGCCGTCGTCGAAGGCATTTGGCATCGCGTCTCCCTCGCCGATCTGCTTATCACTTTCGCCGTCGATCTCGCTCTCCTGGGAGGGGTTCTGGCTTTCACGCATAGTCTCGGCAAGAAGCTTGGCTTCTCGAACGCCAGTATTATTTCATTGAATTTTTGCGGCTCGAAGAAATCTCTCGCCTCAGGCGTGCCGATGGCCAATGTTTTGTTTCCAACCGCCGTGGTCGGAACCGTCGTGCTGCCGCTCATGATTTATCATCAATTGCAGCTATTTATTTGCACCTTATTGGCGCGCCATTACAGCCGTCGTTCAGGCGCGTAA
- a CDS encoding glycosyltransferase family 2 protein, with translation MRTRIGIAITTYNRHDNLLKQIETIKRLSILDFDIIVCDDGSSDNTRAALADRDIPFIGNKNRGVAWNKNRGLFYLFNYTKVDIVILMDDDVLPHIYGWDVEWFESSMKYGHVNYLPASLEKHVIGGDLTTENIGISPLVGGMCMAISREAFSSVGYMDVRFGRYGHEHSDYSSRFIRSGYGGFKDSSKNTYFYVIHGGVHLSDLPSTGTTEEADKNRELLFEIANDPIYRLPWIDEVGRAAFLADFSHLSTRVIPDIEKIASSFDEELYYEANPDVKKAAVRGLHHYISFGRSEKRLLKPE, from the coding sequence ATGAGAACAAGAATTGGCATTGCCATCACAACATATAACCGACACGATAATCTTCTAAAACAAATTGAAACCATTAAACGCCTAAGTATTTTAGATTTCGATATTATTGTTTGCGATGATGGCTCCTCAGACAACACTAGAGCGGCCCTTGCCGATCGGGATATACCTTTTATTGGAAACAAAAACCGTGGAGTTGCGTGGAACAAAAACCGAGGTCTTTTCTATCTTTTCAACTATACTAAAGTAGATATTGTCATTCTAATGGATGATGACGTTCTACCACATATTTATGGCTGGGATGTTGAATGGTTCGAGAGTTCCATGAAATACGGTCATGTAAACTATCTACCGGCTTCTCTAGAAAAACACGTTATTGGCGGTGACCTTACTACAGAAAATATCGGCATTTCTCCGTTAGTCGGCGGTATGTGCATGGCTATTAGCCGCGAGGCATTTTCAAGCGTAGGCTACATGGATGTCCGATTTGGCCGTTATGGCCATGAACATAGCGATTATTCATCTCGATTTATTCGCTCCGGCTATGGCGGCTTCAAAGACTCTAGTAAGAATACGTATTTCTATGTAATTCATGGAGGGGTACATCTTTCCGACCTCCCATCAACCGGCACGACGGAAGAAGCTGATAAAAACAGAGAATTACTCTTTGAAATTGCTAATGATCCCATATATCGATTGCCATGGATAGATGAGGTAGGACGTGCAGCATTCTTAGCAGATTTTTCTCATCTCAGCACCAGAGTAATACCTGATATCGAAAAGATTGCTTCGTCCTTTGATGAAGAACTTTATTACGAAGCAAATCCTGATGTAAAAAAGGCTGCCGTAAGAGGTTTACATCATTACATAAGCTTCGGGCGATCTGAAAAAAGACTTCTAAAACCAGAATAG
- a CDS encoding PAS domain S-box protein, giving the protein MDTDKASPDLSDNGQGDEIAELRRKLALAERRIETSEARHRAVLDSAVDYAIIVMDMKGMITQWSEGAYRILGWTESEILGKPADCIFTPGDRQKNVPASEMQVALTLGRASDERWHMRKNGTTFWASGEMMPLLDIEGSVAGLIKVLRDRTKEREAAEKIRQNAQFLRSVLASSGDCIKVLDLDAKLLFMSEGGQRVMEVSDFNAIKGCLWPDFWYGNGHAAALEALQVARTGGVGHFQGLAVTMNGTSKWWDVQVTPILDANGKPERLLAVSRDVTEVYEARERIELALNAGAVAGTWIWDIQADRFTGDHRFARTCCLDPAQLAAGLPFGEILASIHPSDRAGVEDSLAKAIKEGNRYFLEYRVRQPDGSWLWVEASGHCERNFDDKPYRFPGALVDIDRRKRHEMRREALLELGETLRALSETADENAMAHAAAEAMGRTLNVSRAGYGDVDETQDLVTVEQDWCADPSIISIVGQHRITRHGHYGELLKRGEIVSIADIEKDPYTQNHSEPLQAIGIRALLNVPLMQSGRFVALLFLNNTTPRVWTDDEIAFVRAVADRTWAAMEQAEAETKLRQLNQTLETEVAARTADRNRLWQLSNDIMLIATMEGKIIAINPAWTEMLGWENDDLIGSNILDILHPDDLAVTVAGRKDIAAGRTLMRFENRYRHKLGGYRWISWTAGPGDGLLIGVGRDVTEEKERIAALKQTEEQLRQSQKMEAVGQLTGGLAHDFNNLLTGINGSLELLQIRIAQGRIKDVDRYINAAQGAAKRAAALTHRLLAFSRRQTLDPKPTNINELVQGMEELIQRAVGLEITVAPIVEGKELWSTMVDPGQLENALLNLCINARDAMSDGGKITIKTGNHWFDQRETTDLGLAPGPYVSLCISDTGIGMTSDVAAKAFDPFFTTKPIGQGTGLGLSMIYGFVKQSGGQVRIYSEIGQGTTVCLYLPRYYGVTETPETLPDLKNTPRAEQGETVLVVDDEPTVRMLVTELLEDLDYTAVVAADGPAALEILQSDIRVDLLVTDVGLPGGLNGRQVADAARVARPALKVLFITGYAERAVIDRGHLDRGMHVLTKPFTMEALASRIKSLISD; this is encoded by the coding sequence GTGGACACTGACAAAGCCTCACCGGATTTGAGCGATAACGGCCAGGGCGACGAGATCGCGGAACTACGGCGCAAGCTTGCCCTGGCTGAACGGCGTATCGAAACGAGCGAGGCGCGTCACCGCGCTGTTTTGGATAGCGCCGTCGATTACGCCATCATCGTCATGGACATGAAAGGGATGATCACCCAGTGGAGTGAGGGCGCTTATCGCATCCTTGGTTGGACCGAATCCGAAATACTGGGAAAGCCCGCCGATTGCATCTTCACGCCGGGCGATCGACAAAAAAATGTTCCCGCGTCGGAAATGCAAGTTGCCTTAACCCTCGGTCGTGCGAGCGACGAGCGTTGGCATATGCGCAAGAACGGAACGACGTTTTGGGCAAGCGGCGAGATGATGCCGCTGCTCGACATCGAAGGTTCGGTTGCAGGCTTGATCAAGGTCTTGCGGGACCGGACGAAAGAGCGCGAAGCCGCCGAGAAGATTCGGCAGAACGCCCAATTTCTGCGTAGCGTACTGGCCTCCTCCGGCGATTGCATCAAGGTGCTCGACCTGGACGCGAAACTGCTTTTCATGAGCGAAGGCGGTCAGCGCGTGATGGAGGTGAGCGATTTCAACGCCATCAAAGGCTGTCTTTGGCCGGACTTCTGGTATGGCAATGGTCACGCGGCGGCCCTAGAGGCGCTCCAGGTGGCCAGAACCGGTGGCGTCGGCCATTTTCAGGGCTTAGCGGTAACGATGAACGGAACATCCAAATGGTGGGATGTTCAAGTCACGCCGATCTTGGATGCCAACGGGAAGCCGGAGAGACTGCTGGCCGTTTCACGCGATGTGACGGAAGTGTACGAAGCTCGGGAGCGCATCGAGCTCGCCCTGAACGCTGGTGCCGTGGCGGGAACTTGGATTTGGGATATCCAGGCCGATCGTTTCACGGGCGATCATCGGTTCGCCCGAACCTGTTGCCTCGATCCTGCACAGCTTGCAGCAGGCTTGCCGTTCGGCGAGATTCTGGCCTCCATCCACCCGAGCGATCGCGCTGGCGTGGAAGACAGTCTCGCCAAGGCCATTAAAGAAGGGAATCGGTATTTCTTGGAATACCGAGTTCGTCAGCCGGATGGTTCGTGGCTTTGGGTCGAGGCAAGCGGTCATTGCGAACGGAATTTCGACGATAAGCCCTATCGTTTTCCCGGAGCGCTGGTGGATATCGACCGCCGAAAACGCCACGAAATGCGTCGAGAAGCGCTGCTTGAACTCGGCGAGACGTTGCGCGCATTGAGCGAGACCGCAGACGAAAACGCTATGGCGCATGCCGCGGCCGAAGCCATGGGCCGTACGTTGAATGTCAGCCGGGCAGGTTATGGTGACGTGGACGAGACCCAGGATCTTGTGACTGTCGAACAAGATTGGTGCGCCGATCCGTCTATTATCAGTATTGTCGGGCAACATAGAATCACGCGACACGGACATTATGGAGAGCTTCTCAAACGTGGGGAGATCGTGTCGATCGCGGATATTGAGAAGGACCCCTACACCCAAAACCATAGTGAGCCGTTGCAAGCGATCGGCATTCGAGCGTTGCTGAACGTTCCGCTGATGCAAAGCGGGAGGTTTGTCGCGCTGTTGTTTCTGAACAATACGACGCCGCGGGTCTGGACGGACGATGAAATCGCTTTCGTGCGTGCCGTGGCCGATCGGACATGGGCGGCGATGGAACAGGCGGAAGCCGAGACGAAATTGCGGCAACTCAATCAGACGTTGGAAACGGAGGTGGCGGCGCGCACCGCGGACCGAAATCGGCTGTGGCAATTATCGAACGACATCATGTTGATCGCCACTATGGAAGGCAAGATCATCGCCATAAACCCAGCCTGGACGGAAATGCTGGGATGGGAAAACGATGATCTCATCGGCAGCAATATTCTCGATATCCTCCACCCGGACGATCTCGCGGTAACCGTGGCCGGCAGAAAGGATATTGCCGCCGGCCGAACGTTGATGCGCTTTGAAAATCGCTATCGGCATAAGTTGGGAGGCTATCGCTGGATCAGCTGGACTGCCGGTCCTGGCGACGGACTTCTGATCGGTGTCGGCCGTGACGTAACGGAGGAGAAAGAACGAATTGCGGCTTTGAAGCAGACCGAAGAGCAACTGCGGCAAAGCCAGAAAATGGAGGCAGTCGGGCAACTGACGGGCGGCCTCGCGCATGATTTCAATAATCTGCTGACGGGCATCAACGGCAGTTTGGAGTTGCTGCAAATTCGCATTGCGCAAGGGCGTATTAAGGATGTGGACCGTTACATCAATGCGGCCCAAGGAGCGGCCAAACGCGCTGCGGCGTTGACGCATCGTCTCTTGGCGTTCTCACGCCGCCAAACGCTCGATCCGAAGCCTACGAATATAAACGAGTTGGTGCAGGGCATGGAGGAATTGATCCAACGTGCGGTCGGACTGGAGATCACCGTCGCGCCGATAGTGGAGGGCAAAGAGCTGTGGTCGACCATGGTCGATCCGGGCCAGTTGGAGAACGCGCTGCTCAATCTTTGCATCAACGCCCGGGACGCCATGTCTGACGGCGGTAAAATCACGATCAAGACCGGCAATCATTGGTTCGATCAACGAGAGACGACCGATCTGGGGCTGGCTCCCGGGCCGTATGTGTCCTTGTGTATTTCGGATACCGGTATCGGCATGACATCGGATGTCGCCGCCAAAGCGTTCGACCCGTTTTTTACGACGAAACCCATCGGTCAAGGCACGGGTCTGGGCCTTTCGATGATCTATGGTTTCGTCAAACAGTCAGGCGGGCAGGTAAGGATTTATTCGGAGATCGGCCAAGGCACGACCGTGTGCCTCTATCTCCCGCGGTATTATGGAGTGACAGAGACTCCCGAGACGCTTCCCGATCTGAAAAACACGCCACGTGCGGAGCAAGGCGAGACGGTGCTGGTGGTCGATGACGAACCCACGGTTCGGATGTTGGTGACGGAGTTACTGGAAGATCTCGATTACACGGCGGTCGTGGCGGCCGACGGGCCCGCAGCGCTGGAGATATTGCAATCCGATATCCGCGTGGATCTTTTGGTGACGGATGTCGGCTTGCCTGGTGGCCTCAATGGACGCCAGGTTGCCGATGCGGCGCGGGTGGCGCGGCCCGCGCTCAAAGTGCTGTTCATCACAGGGTATGCCGAGCGCGCCGTTATCGATCGTGGTCATCTCGACCGAGGAATGCACGTGCTCACCAAGCCGTTCACGATGGAGGCGCTTGCCTCGCGCATCAAGTCGCTCATCAGCGACTAA
- the arfB gene encoding alternative ribosome rescue aminoacyl-tRNA hydrolase ArfB, producing MPIEILPHLSIPENEIEITYILASGPGGQNVNKVATAAQLRFDTVRASTLPHRIREKLREIAGQRITQSGVIVLTGRRFRSQQRNREDVLARLADLIRAAAHKPTFRVPTRPSRGAKQRRLDGKSRQSALKRSRQARHDD from the coding sequence ATGCCCATCGAAATCCTCCCTCACCTCTCCATTCCCGAGAATGAAATCGAGATCACCTACATCCTCGCTTCTGGTCCGGGCGGTCAGAATGTCAACAAGGTCGCCACTGCGGCGCAGCTGCGTTTCGATACGGTCCGGGCCTCTACGCTCCCGCACCGAATCCGTGAGAAACTTCGCGAGATCGCTGGCCAGCGTATAACTCAATCGGGTGTCATCGTTCTCACCGGGCGGCGCTTTCGCAGCCAGCAACGCAATCGTGAAGATGTCCTCGCTCGCTTAGCCGATCTCATCCGCGCCGCCGCGCATAAGCCCACTTTTCGTGTTCCCACGCGGCCTTCGCGCGGTGCGAAACAGCGCCGTCTGGACGGAAAATCACGCCAATCTGCCCTCAAACGCAGTCGGCAAGCTCGCCACGACGACTGA
- a CDS encoding mechanosensitive ion channel family protein, whose protein sequence is MKHDYVSSMASLRHWFDWLPAPLASITLLIAAALIALLFSRIVTDAIPRLPGLRRITLIHSIIGRLRTNIRLLLMLIAASAALPAATGFTTPTLHMLGKIFAFLAILVFGFGVIKAFRFATDTYLDRITAKDPTDDIRTRSHQTQIRVLRRLIEITFGVITTAAALTVFNSVRQYGVSLFASAGAASLIVGLSARPALSNLIAGIQIAITQPIRMEDMLILNGDWAWVEEINATYVVLRTWDRRRYIVPISYFLENPFQNWTHSSPSLIASLFLWLDYQTPMDRLREIFHEELSHCPDWDGDKSSVDCQIADSNAQVISIRIIAGAADAGRMWNLTCDLRERLLARLRQEMPECLPRGRTAIVSNAPNEAPWPNELISPPVNRPDTGPYKGPDIKTPARA, encoded by the coding sequence ATCAAGCACGACTATGTCTCATCAATGGCCAGCCTCCGCCATTGGTTCGACTGGCTCCCCGCCCCCCTTGCCTCCATCACGCTCCTCATCGCAGCCGCGCTCATCGCATTGCTGTTCAGCCGTATCGTTACCGATGCGATCCCGCGCCTGCCCGGCCTGCGGCGTATTACCCTTATCCATAGCATCATCGGACGCCTGCGCACCAACATCCGCCTACTACTGATGCTAATCGCCGCCAGTGCGGCGCTCCCGGCCGCCACGGGCTTCACCACACCTACCCTGCACATGCTCGGGAAGATATTCGCCTTCCTCGCGATCCTGGTGTTCGGCTTCGGCGTCATCAAAGCATTCCGCTTCGCGACCGATACCTATCTCGACCGAATCACCGCCAAAGACCCGACCGACGATATCCGGACCCGCTCGCACCAAACGCAAATCCGCGTTCTGCGACGGCTCATCGAAATCACCTTCGGCGTTATCACCACAGCCGCCGCTCTCACGGTGTTCAATTCCGTGCGGCAATATGGCGTCTCGCTGTTTGCATCTGCTGGTGCTGCTTCTCTTATCGTCGGTCTTTCCGCCCGCCCCGCGCTTTCGAACTTGATTGCGGGCATTCAGATCGCCATCACCCAACCCATCCGCATGGAAGACATGCTGATCCTCAACGGAGATTGGGCTTGGGTAGAGGAGATCAACGCCACTTACGTCGTGCTACGCACCTGGGACCGGCGACGCTATATCGTGCCGATTTCCTATTTCTTGGAAAACCCGTTCCAGAACTGGACGCACAGTTCGCCTTCGCTAATCGCTTCGCTGTTCCTCTGGCTCGATTACCAAACCCCAATGGACCGCCTGCGCGAGATTTTCCACGAAGAACTTTCGCACTGCCCCGATTGGGACGGGGATAAATCTTCGGTCGATTGCCAGATTGCCGACAGCAACGCTCAGGTTATTTCCATCCGAATCATCGCAGGTGCCGCCGATGCCGGACGTATGTGGAACCTCACCTGCGACCTTCGCGAACGTCTTCTCGCCCGCCTGCGTCAAGAGATGCCGGAATGTCTGCCGCGTGGCCGCACCGCCATCGTCTCCAACGCGCCGAACGAAGCGCCTTGGCCGAACGAGTTGATCTCGCCCCCGGTCAACCGCCCCGATACCGGCCCCTATAAAGGCCCGGACATCAAAACGCCGGCTCGCGCGTAG
- a CDS encoding sulfotransferase family 2 domain-containing protein translates to MSASSCRKETEELSLNPPERSTFSQQIPQRLFEKFCRVKIYGDIHERATDLGIQLPLGSKRKNRLQQIREARTLFIHVPKNAGTSISQQLYGRSMRHETARYYFHVAPDLKNPAVSRFAIWRDPVERFLSAYDFARAGGAGLATLHPRFRPLYRQFRSVNDALDHIEQAKSPYELDHVFRPQSWYVCDWNNRLLVDRLIPLTEITELPKIVPALTGCRIPHLNHTKRTTLRATPHQIDRIRRFYAQDEQLLHAPRANC, encoded by the coding sequence GTGTCGGCATCTTCATGTAGAAAGGAAACGGAAGAACTCTCTTTAAATCCGCCGGAACGCTCCACCTTCTCCCAGCAGATACCGCAACGACTTTTCGAAAAGTTCTGCCGCGTTAAAATCTACGGCGACATCCACGAGCGCGCCACCGATCTCGGCATTCAGCTTCCCCTTGGAAGCAAGCGAAAGAACCGCCTCCAGCAAATTCGCGAGGCACGAACCCTCTTTATCCATGTGCCGAAAAATGCCGGAACATCGATCTCCCAACAGCTTTACGGGCGCAGCATGCGTCATGAAACCGCCCGTTATTATTTTCACGTCGCCCCAGACCTGAAAAACCCTGCCGTTTCACGATTCGCCATCTGGCGCGATCCGGTGGAGCGCTTCCTGTCCGCCTACGATTTCGCCCGAGCGGGCGGCGCGGGGCTTGCAACGCTTCATCCTCGTTTTCGTCCGCTCTATCGCCAGTTTCGCAGCGTGAACGATGCGCTCGACCATATCGAACAGGCTAAAAGCCCGTATGAACTCGATCACGTCTTTCGTCCGCAAAGTTGGTATGTTTGCGATTGGAATAACCGGCTTCTGGTCGATCGGCTGATCCCACTCACCGAAATCACCGAATTGCCGAAAATCGTTCCGGCTCTGACCGGTTGCCGCATTCCCCATTTGAACCATACCAAGAGAACGACCCTGCGTGCCACGCCGCACCAAATCGACCGTATCCGCCGCTTTTACGCGCAGGACGAGCAGTTACTCCACGCTCCAAGAGCGAACTGTTAA